TAAGTCGGCTTTCGGAGATTCCGTGACCGTAGCAGCGTTCGTTTCCACGGCCTGCGCCGTCGCCGCGAAGGCCGCGCGTCGTTCCCGGCTGCGCGTGAGCAGCACTCCGGCCGTGCCGACCAGCATCGCAATCGTCATCAAGGCGAGCAAGTATTTCAACGAAGTCGGCGGTCGGAAATCGGCTTCGACATACGGCTCCGGTTCCGGCGGCGCAGACATACTCTCCCCTTCACGATCGGGCTCGCGCTCGGCCGACCCGTCCGCACCGCTCGTCCGCGCGGCCGAGTTTGCCCGTTCGATCGCCACGCGTTGCCGCGTGTCGTGCATCCGTTCGATCCGCGCCGTCCGCGCTGCATGCTTCGGCCCGATCACGACGATCCCGAGCATCCCCATCCCGCCGAAGAGCGCTAGCCAGAACCAAGGGTTCTCAGCCAAGTTCGACGGGGGAGGGGGGGAGGGCATAGGGGTCGGAGGTCAGGGGTCGGAGGTCGGTAGTTGATCGACGGGCCGAACTCAAACCGCTCGCTTAGCTTCGCTTATTTGCGTGGGAACTTCGCTGCGAACAGGCTGCCGCCGTAGACCGCCGAACTGCCGAGCATCTCTTCGATCCGGAGGAGTTGGTTGTACTTGCAGGTCCGATCGGTGCGCGACAGCGAGCCGGTCTTGATCTGGCCGGTGCTGAGCGCCACGGCCAAGTCGGCGATCGTCGAATCTTCGGTTTCTCCGCTGCGATGGCTCGAAATGCTCGTGTAGCCGTTGCGCTGTGCCAGTTGGATCGCTTCGATCGTTTCGGTGAGCGTGCCGATCTGGTTGACCTTGATCAAGATGCTGTTGGCGCGACCCGCTTCGATTCCTTCTTGCAGCCGCTTCGTGTTGGTGACGAACAGATCGTCGCCGACGAGTTGCGTCGTCGAGCCGAGCTTTTCGGTGATGAGCTTCCAGCCTTCCATGTCGTCTTCCGAGCAACCGTCTTCGATCGAGCAGATCGCCGGATATTGACGGACCCAATCGGCGAGCATGTCGACCATGCCTTGGATACTGATCTCGGTCGTCTTGCCGGTCTTGCCGCCGAGCGTGTACTTCTTCGTTTCTTCGCTGAAGAGTTCCGTCGAAGCGACGTCGAGCGCGATGCCGACTTGCGAGCCGAGCTTGTAGCCGGCGCCATCGACCGCCTTCGAGATCATATCGAGCGCTTCGATGTCGGTCTTGAGGTCGGGAGCGAAGCCACCTTCGTCGCCGACGGCCGTCTTGTAGCCGGCTTTCTTGAGCACGCTCTTGAGGCTATGAAAAATCTCGCAGCCGCAGCGGAGTGCGTCGCTGAAGTTGTCGAAGCCGAGCGGCATGACCATGAACTCTTGAACGTCGACGCCGTTGTCGGCATGCGCGCCGCCGTTGATGATGTTCATCATCGGGGCAGGTAACAGTGTCGCCCCGGTGCCGCCGAGATAGCGATAGAGCGGCAAGCCGGCATACTGGGCCGCGGCCTTCGCCGTGGCGAGCGAGACGCCGAGGATCGCGTTGGCGCCGAGCTTCGCCTTGTTCGGCGTGCCGTCGAGTTCGATCATTGCCCGATCGACCCCTCCTTGGTCGAGCGAGTCCATGCCGCAGATTTCTTCGGCGATGGTTTCGTTGACGTTCGCTACCGCCTTAAGCACCCCTTTGCCGCCGTAGACCTTCTTGTCGCCGTCGCGCAGTTCCCACGCTTCATGCTTACCGGTGCTCGCACCGCTCGGAACCGCGGCACGGCCGGAGTTGCCGTCGGCCAGCGTCACATCGACTTCGATGGTCGGGAAGCCGCGGCTATCGAGAATTTGACGAGCGTGAATGTCGACGATGGCAGAGCTCATAGAGGTCTCAATCCTAATGACGGGATGTATCGAAAAAGTAGACTTGATTACCGGGGTGCGATTCGTGCGGCGGCGTCTTCGCCTAAGATGGCGCTACGCCGACGCAACGGCCGATTATTTTGACGAAAGGTCCCCTGCTTGACTATGGGCGAAACCGAAATTCGCCGAAACCTTACGGCGACAAAACCTTTCGATGCGTCGTTTACCGCCGAATCGTCTCAATGGCTCGCGAGGTTCTGCGTGCCGGCGTAGTTGCGTCCTGCGGTCTGCGGCAGCGAGCGGAACTGTGGTAAACTTTGGCGGTAAACTCCGGCCTCACGTAAGCGCGTCCCACCTCGTTCTCGAATCTCCGTTCGAAAGCATCATGGACTACATCAATCTCGGCCGCACCGGCCTCAAGGTTTCGCGCATTTGCCTCGGTTGCATGAGCTACGGCGTTCCCGAGCGCGGCGCGCATGCTTGGACGTTGCCCGAAGAGACGAGCCGGCCGTTCCTGCGCCGCGCGCTCGACCTCGGCATCAACTTCTTCGATACGTCCAATTCCTATTCCGACGGAACCAGCGAAGAGATCGTCGGCCGCGCGCTAGGAGAGTTTGCGAAGCGCGAAGAAGTCGTCATCGCGACGAAAGTGTTCCACCAGATGCGGAGCGACCCGAACGGACGCGGCCTCTCGCGCAAAGCGATCTTCGCCGAGATCGACGCGAGCCTGCGCCGATTGAAGACCGACTATGTCGACTTGTACCAGATCCATCGCTGGGACCACACGACCCCCATCGAAGAGACGCTCGAAGCGCTTCACGAAGTCGTGAAGGCCGGCAAGGTCCGTTATCTCGGAGCGTCGTCGATGTACGCTTGGCAATTCTGCTCGGCCTTGCACATTGCGGCTCGCCACGGCTGGACCCGATTCGTGTCGATGCAGAACCACTACAATTTGCTCTACCGCGAAGAAGAACGCGAAATGCTCCGGCTCTGCGCGGCGGAAGGAATCGGCGTGATGCCGTGGAGTCCTCTGGCGCGTGGGCGTTTGACCCGCACGTGGAACGCGGCGCCGACCGATCGGATCGGGAAAGACGTCTACGGCAACACGCTCTACGACAAAACCGAAGCCGCCGATCAGGCCGTCGTCGAGCGCGTCGAGAAGCTGGCGGCCGCGCGCAAGCTGCCGATGGCGCAAGTCGGGCTCGCGTGGATTCTGTCGAAGTCGGTCGTCACCTCCCCGATCGTCGGCGCCACGAAGATGCAAC
This region of Planctomycetia bacterium genomic DNA includes:
- the eno gene encoding phosphopyruvate hydratase; its protein translation is MSSAIVDIHARQILDSRGFPTIEVDVTLADGNSGRAAVPSGASTGKHEAWELRDGDKKVYGGKGVLKAVANVNETIAEEICGMDSLDQGGVDRAMIELDGTPNKAKLGANAILGVSLATAKAAAQYAGLPLYRYLGGTGATLLPAPMMNIINGGAHADNGVDVQEFMVMPLGFDNFSDALRCGCEIFHSLKSVLKKAGYKTAVGDEGGFAPDLKTDIEALDMISKAVDGAGYKLGSQVGIALDVASTELFSEETKKYTLGGKTGKTTEISIQGMVDMLADWVRQYPAICSIEDGCSEDDMEGWKLITEKLGSTTQLVGDDLFVTNTKRLQEGIEAGRANSILIKVNQIGTLTETIEAIQLAQRNGYTSISSHRSGETEDSTIADLAVALSTGQIKTGSLSRTDRTCKYNQLLRIEEMLGSSAVYGGSLFAAKFPRK
- a CDS encoding aldo/keto reductase; this translates as MDYINLGRTGLKVSRICLGCMSYGVPERGAHAWTLPEETSRPFLRRALDLGINFFDTSNSYSDGTSEEIVGRALGEFAKREEVVIATKVFHQMRSDPNGRGLSRKAIFAEIDASLRRLKTDYVDLYQIHRWDHTTPIEETLEALHEVVKAGKVRYLGASSMYAWQFCSALHIAARHGWTRFVSMQNHYNLLYREEEREMLRLCAAEGIGVMPWSPLARGRLTRTWNAAPTDRIGKDVYGNTLYDKTEAADQAVVERVEKLAAARKLPMAQVGLAWILSKSVVTSPIVGATKMQHLEDAVAALGVKLTPEEIASLEEPYVPHAVSGI